A window of Bacteroidota bacterium contains these coding sequences:
- the pulA gene encoding type I pullulanase — protein MKKIILILSLIATTMAKAQKSKYDSYPVYNGNDLGLTYSKAKSTFRIWAPTAKSVTLNLYTGNIEIPVRKEMRKDLNGTWTFTLGGDMKGLQYAFQVKNDSSQLHPVPDPYAKAVTVNGHKGVVLDLKETNPKDWQKDKSPVFKNKTDAIIYELHVRDASIAAGSGIRNKGKFLGLTETGTKNKDGLSTGLDHLKELGVTHIHLLPSYDFNSVDESKPDSAQYNWGYDPQNYNVPEGSYSTNAANPVARIKEFKQLIQSFHSNGLRVVMDVVYNHTALTEESNFNQLVPGYYYRQTKDGKFSDATACGNETASERPMMRKFILESMKYWVQEYHIDGFRIDLMGVHDIETMNIISKELHKIKPDILLYGEGWTAGASPLPDSLRALKKYAYKLDRIAVFSDDIRDGIKGSVFEHEDKGFVSGKPGMEESIKFGVVAACKHPQLDYSKVNYSKAPYAAEPYHTISYTECHDNHVLWDKLKISAKDASEEQRKEMHKLALSIVLTSQGISFLHAGTEFLRSKKGVENSFKSPDSINAIDWDLKSINKDVFDFVKYLIQMRKEHPAFRMKTAKDIAANIHFRMDAKPGTVIYEINGAAVHDRWKKILVCFNGSDKTQPVSVGSTWQSYILNNLIVQTEKVVNNILLAPHSCTILFQ, from the coding sequence ATGAAGAAAATAATTTTAATATTGAGTTTGATAGCCACTACTATGGCCAAAGCCCAGAAATCTAAATATGACAGTTACCCGGTTTATAACGGAAATGATTTAGGTCTGACTTATAGCAAAGCCAAATCCACATTTCGTATCTGGGCACCCACAGCTAAATCAGTCACTCTAAATCTCTACACTGGAAATATTGAAATACCCGTCAGGAAGGAAATGCGAAAAGACCTGAATGGAACATGGACATTTACATTGGGAGGGGATATGAAGGGGCTTCAGTATGCATTCCAGGTAAAGAATGACAGCAGCCAGCTTCATCCTGTTCCCGATCCTTATGCAAAGGCCGTAACTGTAAACGGTCATAAGGGAGTCGTATTGGATTTAAAAGAAACCAATCCAAAGGATTGGCAGAAAGACAAAAGCCCGGTATTTAAAAATAAAACTGATGCTATTATTTATGAACTGCATGTAAGAGATGCAAGTATCGCTGCGGGTTCTGGTATCAGGAATAAAGGAAAGTTTCTGGGACTTACTGAAACCGGCACAAAAAATAAAGATGGTTTAAGTACAGGCCTTGATCATTTAAAAGAATTAGGTGTTACACATATTCATTTGCTTCCTTCTTATGATTTTAATTCGGTGGATGAATCAAAACCTGATTCTGCACAGTACAACTGGGGTTATGATCCACAAAATTATAATGTGCCAGAAGGTTCTTACTCAACCAACGCAGCGAATCCTGTTGCAAGAATAAAAGAATTTAAACAACTCATTCAATCGTTTCATTCAAACGGGTTGCGGGTAGTGATGGATGTTGTATATAATCATACTGCATTAACAGAGGAATCAAATTTCAATCAGTTAGTGCCGGGCTATTATTACAGGCAAACAAAAGATGGAAAATTTTCTGATGCAACAGCCTGCGGCAATGAAACTGCAAGTGAAAGACCAATGATGCGAAAATTTATTTTGGAATCGATGAAGTATTGGGTGCAGGAATATCATATTGATGGCTTCCGTATTGACCTGATGGGTGTGCATGATATTGAAACGATGAATATCATCTCAAAAGAACTACATAAGATCAAACCAGATATTTTATTATATGGTGAGGGATGGACAGCAGGTGCATCGCCATTGCCTGATTCATTAAGGGCATTGAAGAAATATGCTTACAAATTAGATCGCATTGCCGTTTTTAGTGATGATATACGTGATGGAATAAAAGGAAGTGTATTTGAACATGAAGACAAAGGTTTTGTCAGCGGCAAACCCGGCATGGAAGAAAGTATAAAATTTGGTGTTGTAGCTGCCTGCAAACATCCGCAACTGGATTACTCAAAAGTGAATTATTCAAAAGCTCCTTATGCGGCCGAACCTTATCATACCATTAGCTACACCGAGTGTCATGATAATCATGTTCTATGGGATAAATTGAAGATTTCCGCCAAAGACGCAAGTGAAGAACAAAGAAAAGAGATGCATAAACTGGCATTGAGTATTGTGCTTACCTCACAGGGAATTTCATTTTTACATGCAGGTACAGAGTTTTTGCGAAGCAAAAAAGGAGTGGAGAATAGTTTTAAATCACCTGACAGCATTAATGCTATTGACTGGGATTTGAAATCAATAAACAAAGATGTATTTGATTTTGTAAAGTATTTAATACAAATGAGGAAAGAACATCCTGCTTTCCGGATGAAGACAGCAAAAGATATCGCTGCAAATATTCATTTCAGGATGGATGCAAAACCCGGTACAGTTATTTATGAAATAAACGGAGCTGCTGTTCATGATAGATGGAAGAAAATACTTGTCTGCTTTAATGGAAGTGATAAGACACAGCCCGTATCAGTTGGTAGTACCTGGCAGTCTTATATATTGAATAATCTGATTGTACAAACAGAAAAAGTAGTAAACAATATTCTATTGGCGCCGCATAGTTGTACAATTCTCTTTCAATAA
- a CDS encoding NAD(P)(+) transhydrogenase (Re/Si-specific) subunit beta → MAQSHHRKKHKEHLQHFQHRREQVAGISKKGKSTWPLAIIGGIAGLLIVYLTVGSNTIGIIAGVVIAGAIGYYIGHRMDTAA, encoded by the coding sequence ATGGCCCAGTCACATCACCGCAAAAAACACAAAGAACATTTACAGCATTTTCAGCATCGCCGTGAACAGGTAGCAGGCATTTCCAAAAAAGGTAAATCAACATGGCCGCTGGCTATCATCGGCGGCATTGCAGGATTGCTTATTGTTTACCTGACAGTAGGCTCAAATACTATCGGCATTATAGCAGGTGTAGTAATTGCAGGAGCTATCGGTTATTATATTGGTCACCGCATGGATACCGCTGCCTAA
- the tmk gene encoding dTMP kinase produces MSKKNLFLAFEGIDGSGKSTQSKMLEEKLNADGLKVYHTFEPTDSYIGTLIRKIFRHEIEADHRTIAGLYVADRINHLTNTENGILKKLEEGYTVITDRYYFSSYAYQGTHMSQDWVITANSISADMLRPDLNIFIDITPEVAIERLHSNRSQIQLYETLDNLKAVRDKYFEAFEKEKSREKIFIVDGNRSVDEIFAEIGAKVSSII; encoded by the coding sequence ATGAGTAAGAAGAATTTATTTTTAGCTTTTGAAGGAATTGATGGAAGCGGCAAAAGCACCCAATCGAAAATGCTGGAAGAAAAACTGAATGCCGATGGCTTAAAAGTTTATCACACCTTCGAACCTACCGACAGTTATATCGGCACATTAATACGAAAAATCTTTCGTCATGAAATAGAAGCCGATCATCGTACCATTGCCGGGCTTTATGTGGCTGACAGGATAAACCATCTTACAAATACAGAAAATGGTATTTTGAAAAAATTAGAAGAAGGCTATACAGTTATAACGGATCGCTATTATTTTTCATCTTATGCTTACCAGGGCACTCATATGTCCCAGGATTGGGTAATAACCGCCAACTCTATCAGTGCTGATATGCTACGGCCTGACCTGAATATTTTCATTGACATTACTCCCGAAGTTGCAATAGAAAGGTTACATAGCAACCGAAGCCAGATTCAACTCTACGAAACGCTGGATAACCTAAAAGCAGTCCGTGATAAATATTTCGAAGCTTTTGAAAAAGAAAAATCACGGGAAAAAATCTTTATTGTTGATGGTAACCGCTCGGTTGATGAAATTTTTGCTGAAATTGGGGCAAAAGTCAGCTCAATCATTTGA
- a CDS encoding DUF3472 domain-containing protein has product MKSILVFLSFSFIAISTKANNRDSVVNYFLPDSIKAVTFITDIKIESLNTRKEYLAGIRDGAVSISIEADKNKRELVFAFPGTALIAASGIGADAKEKGEIEWNYNWSVGETYKLMLAVASDSAENFIIYSGYVFLAKENKWKLIGSCKITGRWGTIKNPSTYFTVLKKDQPTVHFTNSWCQRNNGSWKKLDETNSAAPVVSLYPHIDSTQQANDEMQVISNAIASGKTDAGRTHEGLYYTILKEGTGRQVQLTDTVTIFYKGYLFSDGTVFDQTKEKPATFPLKRLIRGWQVGMPLCKVGGKIKLVIPSGLGYSVRTRAPKIPPNSILVFEIEVLEAKEGK; this is encoded by the coding sequence ATGAAATCAATACTTGTATTTCTTTCTTTTAGTTTTATTGCGATAAGTACTAAAGCGAACAACCGAGATTCGGTTGTAAATTATTTTTTACCTGATAGTATAAAGGCTGTTACATTTATTACAGATATAAAAATTGAATCGCTGAATACCCGCAAAGAATATCTCGCAGGTATCCGGGATGGGGCCGTTTCAATTTCCATAGAAGCAGATAAGAATAAAAGAGAATTAGTGTTTGCTTTTCCTGGAACAGCTCTGATCGCAGCAAGTGGAATAGGCGCAGATGCAAAAGAAAAAGGCGAAATAGAATGGAATTATAACTGGTCGGTTGGAGAAACTTATAAGCTAATGCTGGCTGTTGCATCTGACTCAGCAGAGAACTTTATCATTTATTCGGGTTATGTTTTTTTAGCAAAAGAAAATAAATGGAAACTGATCGGCTCATGCAAAATAACGGGCCGTTGGGGCACAATAAAAAATCCTTCTACATATTTTACTGTTTTAAAAAAGGATCAACCTACAGTTCATTTCACCAATAGCTGGTGCCAGCGCAATAATGGTTCATGGAAAAAACTTGATGAAACAAACTCGGCAGCACCAGTAGTCAGCTTATATCCTCATATTGACAGTACCCAGCAAGCAAACGATGAGATGCAGGTTATAAGCAATGCGATCGCTTCAGGAAAAACAGATGCCGGCAGAACCCATGAAGGTCTTTATTATACAATATTAAAAGAAGGAACAGGCAGACAGGTACAATTAACAGATACTGTAACTATCTTTTATAAAGGATACTTGTTTAGCGATGGAACTGTATTTGATCAGACAAAAGAGAAGCCTGCAACTTTTCCATTAAAACGGTTGATAAGAGGCTGGCAGGTTGGTATGCCACTGTGCAAAGTTGGCGGCAAGATAAAACTGGTCATACCCTCAGGTCTTGGCTATTCTGTCCGAACAAGAGCTCCAAAGATTCCTCCCAACAGTATTCTTGTATTTGAGATCGAAGTATTGGAAGCCAAAGAAGGAAAATAA
- a CDS encoding MBL fold metallo-hydrolase, which yields MSLYISSLNSGSNGNCYYIGNENDAVLIDAGLSCRETEKRMLRLGLNMKKVKAIFISHEHSDHISGLVRLSKKHQLPVYITEETHKGGRIWLEKERINRFTTDIAIQIGELQIMPFIKKHDAAHPHSFTVTHNDVTVGIFTDIGTVCKKFISHFKKCHAAFLESNYDKQMLMNGSYPQVLKKRISDGSGHLSNDEALDLFLNHRPSFMSHLILSHLSANNNKPELVKELFTPHANGTKIIIASRFEESEVYFIQPQMINGKKQKKKVEKSKQQLSLF from the coding sequence ATGTCATTATACATTTCTTCACTTAATTCGGGCAGCAATGGAAACTGCTATTATATCGGCAACGAAAACGACGCAGTTTTAATTGATGCTGGCCTGAGCTGCCGGGAAACAGAGAAGAGAATGCTCAGGCTCGGCCTGAATATGAAAAAAGTGAAAGCCATTTTTATTTCGCATGAACACAGTGATCATATCAGCGGACTCGTACGGCTTTCTAAAAAACACCAGTTACCGGTTTATATAACTGAAGAAACACATAAAGGAGGAAGAATATGGCTAGAGAAAGAACGCATCAACCGTTTTACAACAGATATTGCAATACAAATAGGTGAGCTGCAAATAATGCCTTTTATAAAAAAGCATGATGCTGCACATCCGCATAGTTTTACAGTTACACACAACGATGTAACTGTTGGCATCTTCACGGATATCGGCACTGTCTGTAAAAAATTTATCAGCCACTTTAAAAAGTGTCATGCTGCTTTTCTTGAATCAAATTATGACAAGCAAATGTTGATGAATGGAAGTTATCCGCAGGTGCTTAAAAAAAGAATTAGCGATGGCAGCGGACATTTATCAAATGATGAAGCGTTGGATCTGTTTTTAAATCACCGGCCTTCGTTTATGAGTCATTTGATCTTATCACATCTTTCTGCCAATAATAATAAACCAGAACTGGTAAAAGAATTATTTACTCCACATGCAAACGGTACGAAGATCATTATTGCTTCCCGTTTTGAAGAAAGCGAAGTTTACTTTATTCAACCCCAGATGATCAATGGTAAAAAACAAAAGAAGAAGGTTGAAAAATCAAAACAGCAATTGAGTTTATTTTAA
- a CDS encoding acetyl-CoA C-acyltransferase, whose translation MPKEVYIISAVRTPMGSFGGSLKSLSATQLGAIAIKGALQKAGVKPELVQDVLMGCVLQANLGQAPARQAAKFAGLPNEVNCTTVNKVCASGMKAIAQAAQSILLGDADIVVAGGMESMSNVPFYADSLRWGNKYGNTSMTDGLAKDGLTDVYDGKAMGNAAELCASTCGISRADQDAFAIESYKRSQAAWENGKFANEIEPVVIPQRKGDPIVFSKDEEPFNVKFDKIATLSPAFVKDGTVTAANASTMNDGAAALVLMSKEKAKELGLKPIAKILSYADAEQAPEWFTTTPSLAVPKAVSKAGLKMEDISYWELNEAFAVVGIENTKRMKLDPAKVNVHGGAVSLGHPLGCSGARIIVTLLNVLKANNAKYGAAGICNGGGGASAMVIENVN comes from the coding sequence ATGCCAAAAGAAGTTTATATCATTTCAGCAGTTCGTACCCCAATGGGCAGTTTCGGTGGCTCATTAAAAAGTTTATCAGCTACGCAGTTAGGTGCTATCGCTATAAAAGGAGCTCTTCAAAAAGCTGGAGTAAAACCAGAATTAGTGCAGGATGTATTGATGGGTTGTGTATTGCAGGCTAATCTTGGGCAGGCACCTGCACGACAGGCAGCAAAGTTTGCCGGTTTACCCAACGAAGTGAATTGTACTACGGTGAATAAAGTTTGCGCCAGCGGTATGAAAGCTATTGCGCAGGCTGCACAAAGTATCTTGTTGGGCGATGCAGATATTGTAGTTGCCGGTGGAATGGAAAGTATGAGCAATGTTCCTTTTTATGCTGATAGTCTTCGGTGGGGAAATAAATATGGAAACACATCAATGACAGATGGGCTGGCGAAAGATGGTTTAACAGATGTGTATGACGGCAAAGCAATGGGCAATGCTGCTGAACTTTGTGCAAGTACATGCGGGATCAGCCGTGCCGACCAGGACGCATTTGCAATAGAAAGTTATAAACGCAGCCAGGCAGCATGGGAGAATGGCAAGTTTGCTAATGAAATAGAACCTGTTGTTATTCCTCAACGTAAAGGCGATCCAATCGTGTTTTCAAAAGATGAAGAACCTTTTAATGTAAAGTTTGATAAGATCGCAACTCTAAGCCCTGCATTTGTAAAAGATGGAACTGTTACCGCTGCTAATGCAAGTACGATGAATGATGGAGCTGCTGCATTGGTATTGATGAGTAAAGAGAAAGCAAAAGAACTCGGTTTGAAACCTATTGCAAAAATTCTTTCCTATGCCGATGCTGAGCAGGCGCCGGAGTGGTTTACTACGACACCATCACTGGCGGTACCAAAAGCAGTTAGTAAAGCAGGATTGAAAATGGAAGATATTTCTTACTGGGAATTGAACGAGGCTTTTGCTGTTGTGGGTATTGAAAATACAAAACGAATGAAGCTTGATCCTGCAAAAGTAAATGTACATGGCGGTGCAGTTTCATTAGGTCACCCGTTGGGTTGCAGTGGCGCAAGAATAATTGTCACGCTGCTCAATGTGCTAAAAGCAAATAATGCGAAGTATGGCGCTGCTGGAATTTGTAATGGCGGAGGTGGTGCAAGTGCAATGGTTATTGAGAATGTAAACTAA
- a CDS encoding GNAT family N-acetyltransferase yields the protein MTLTIRFATAEDAELIVDISRKTFYETFGYLNTKENMDLFMNGPFSRENLIDEVSKPDNIFLLVFDEDTPVAYAKMRHGEKYPQFEDKDSVEIARLYVINSYIGAGVGQELMRKCIFLAKDMKKEILWLGVWEKNARAIKFYTNWGFEKFAEHPFVLGEDVQTDWLMKKQLQ from the coding sequence ATGACGTTAACCATTCGATTCGCTACCGCTGAAGACGCGGAACTCATCGTTGATATAAGCCGGAAAACTTTTTATGAAACTTTCGGCTACCTGAATACGAAGGAAAATATGGACCTGTTCATGAACGGGCCCTTCAGCCGGGAAAACCTGATAGATGAAGTAAGTAAGCCCGATAATATTTTTTTACTGGTATTTGATGAAGACACACCGGTGGCTTATGCAAAAATGAGACACGGAGAAAAATATCCCCAGTTTGAAGACAAAGATTCAGTAGAGATTGCCAGGCTTTATGTGATCAACTCTTATATCGGTGCAGGAGTAGGACAGGAGCTGATGCGAAAATGTATTTTCCTGGCTAAGGATATGAAAAAGGAAATCCTCTGGCTGGGTGTTTGGGAAAAAAATGCAAGGGCTATTAAATTTTATACCAACTGGGGTTTTGAAAAATTTGCCGAGCATCCTTTTGTTTTGGGTGAGGATGTGCAAACAGACTGGTTAATGAAAAAACAGTTGCAATAA
- a CDS encoding pyruvate dehydrogenase complex E1 component subunit beta has protein sequence MARSIALREALREAMSEEMRRDDKVFLMGEEVAEYNGAYKVSQGMLAEFGPKRVIDTPISELGFTALAVGAAQKGLKPIVEYMTWNFAVLALDQILNTASKMLAMSGGQVSCPIVFRGPNGSAGQLGAQHSTAFESYYANIPGIKVVSPSNGYDAKGLLKQAIRYEQDPVIFMEGETTYGDKSDVPDEEYYIPLGKADVKKAGRDVTIVSFNKMMKVALGAADELEKEGVSAEVIDLRTIRPLDWMTILESVKKTNRLVIVEEQWPFASISSEISYRIQKEGFDYLDAPIRRITAADAPLHYAPNLVAAALPDVTRTVKLVKDVMYMAK, from the coding sequence ATGGCAAGATCGATAGCACTCCGTGAAGCATTGCGTGAGGCAATGAGTGAAGAAATGAGACGTGATGACAAGGTTTTTTTAATGGGTGAAGAGGTTGCTGAGTACAATGGAGCATATAAAGTGAGTCAGGGTATGCTGGCTGAATTTGGGCCTAAACGAGTTATTGATACTCCTATCTCTGAGTTAGGGTTTACAGCTCTTGCTGTTGGTGCTGCGCAAAAAGGATTAAAACCAATTGTTGAATACATGACCTGGAACTTCGCAGTGCTGGCTTTAGATCAAATTCTCAACACAGCTTCTAAAATGCTGGCAATGAGTGGTGGTCAAGTGTCTTGCCCTATCGTTTTTAGAGGTCCAAATGGTTCTGCAGGTCAGTTAGGAGCACAACACTCCACAGCTTTTGAAAGTTATTATGCAAATATTCCCGGTATCAAGGTTGTATCACCCAGCAATGGTTATGATGCAAAAGGCTTGTTGAAGCAGGCCATCCGATATGAACAAGACCCGGTAATTTTTATGGAAGGTGAAACTACATATGGAGATAAAAGCGATGTGCCCGATGAAGAGTATTATATACCGCTTGGAAAAGCTGATGTAAAAAAAGCTGGTCGTGATGTGACTATTGTATCATTTAATAAAATGATGAAAGTAGCATTGGGCGCAGCCGATGAATTAGAAAAAGAAGGAGTCAGCGCCGAAGTAATTGACCTGAGAACTATTCGTCCGCTTGATTGGATGACGATATTGGAAAGTGTAAAGAAAACAAACCGTTTGGTAATTGTTGAAGAACAATGGCCATTTGCTTCTATCTCATCAGAAATATCTTATCGTATTCAAAAAGAAGGCTTCGATTATTTGGATGCACCTATACGCCGTATTACTGCAGCTGATGCACCGTTACACTATGCTCCTAATCTTGTTGCTGCTGCACTGCCGGATGTAACAAGAACAGTAAAGTTGGTGAAAGATGTGATGTATATGGCAAAGTAG
- a CDS encoding sigma-54-dependent Fis family transcriptional regulator, which yields MPDILLIEDEKAIRKTLSEILSYEGYKIDEAGDGEEGLKKFKEKTYDMVLCDIKMPKMDGIEFLQKAGEANADVPIIMISGHGNIETAVEAVKKGAYDFISKPPDLNRLLITIRNALDKTNLVTETKSLKRRIGKVQEMIGDSNPIKKIKDTIEKVGPTDARVLITGDNGSGKELVARWLHEKSNRREGQLVEVNCAAIPGELIESELFGHEKGSFTSAIKQRIGKFEQANGGTLFLDEIGDMSLNAQAKVLRALQEGKITRVGADKDINVDVRVIAATNKDLLSEVEAKTFRLDLYHRLSVIIIHVPSLNERRDDIPMLVDSFLDSICAEYGTVKKSIDPAAVTALKEYNWTGNIRELRNVVERLIILSGKSITTEDVKNYVTPK from the coding sequence ATGCCTGATATTCTGCTGATAGAAGATGAAAAAGCAATTCGTAAAACCCTTTCTGAAATTCTTTCTTACGAAGGTTATAAAATAGATGAAGCCGGTGATGGCGAAGAGGGCCTGAAGAAATTCAAAGAGAAGACATATGATATGGTGCTTTGCGATATCAAAATGCCTAAGATGGATGGCATTGAATTTTTACAAAAGGCTGGCGAAGCAAATGCAGATGTTCCCATCATCATGATCTCCGGTCATGGTAATATTGAAACAGCGGTAGAGGCAGTAAAGAAAGGGGCGTATGATTTTATTTCCAAACCACCGGATCTGAACCGCTTGCTGATCACCATCCGCAATGCGCTGGATAAAACCAATCTTGTTACCGAAACAAAATCGCTTAAACGCCGCATTGGAAAAGTGCAGGAAATGATAGGTGACTCAAACCCTATCAAAAAGATCAAAGACACTATTGAGAAAGTAGGTCCTACCGATGCAAGAGTTTTAATAACCGGCGACAATGGTTCGGGTAAAGAACTGGTGGCCCGCTGGCTGCATGAAAAAAGCAACAGGCGGGAGGGGCAGTTGGTAGAGGTAAACTGCGCAGCCATTCCGGGTGAGTTGATCGAAAGTGAATTATTTGGCCATGAGAAGGGCTCATTTACTTCAGCTATCAAACAACGTATCGGAAAATTTGAACAGGCAAATGGCGGTACTTTATTTCTTGATGAGATCGGGGATATGAGCCTGAATGCACAAGCTAAAGTTCTCCGCGCATTACAAGAAGGGAAAATAACAAGAGTCGGAGCTGATAAAGATATTAATGTTGATGTTCGTGTTATCGCAGCAACTAATAAAGATCTGCTAAGTGAAGTGGAAGCAAAAACTTTCCGTCTTGATCTCTATCATCGCTTAAGTGTTATTATTATTCATGTGCCATCGTTGAATGAAAGACGGGATGATATACCGATGCTTGTTGATAGTTTTTTAGACAGTATATGCGCTGAATATGGCACTGTAAAAAAATCAATAGATCCAGCAGCTGTTACAGCATTGAAAGAATATAACTGGACAGGTAATATCCGTGAATTGCGTAATGTGGTGGAGAGGCTTATTATCCTTTCAGGGAAGAGCATTACTACTGAAGATGTAAAAAACTATGTAACCCCTAAATAA
- the lepB gene encoding signal peptidase I: MPLNHLFVIYLIQVLLVFLPSFGLAKLFPKAGIPAWKAYVPFYNTWEMQKVVKRPMHWVFWQLIPVVGWFITPGIFIEFAKVFGRFSIPHHTGAALLAPLYFPYIATKKDTRFIGAEGVKHHKKGTGREWFDAAIFAVVAATLIRTFVFEAYVIPTSSMEKTLLVKDFLFVSKLSYGPRIPNTPLSVPFVHNYLPFGSSGKSYSEAIKIPYSRWFASPVKRNDCVVFNYPEGDTVFNKPGYQSAMPYYDHIRKDDGTFDAKAREFYLSNPGEWPIAVHPVDKTDNYIKRCVAIAGDTLQIINSVLYIDGQPAYVSPTQSTYYTFKAKNSVISEEDLRDAGINLNMKEERITSNDFFSGTDNLFHANLTHKELDLLKTIPNVDTASIQQDYALTPGGLFPHDTNYFKWSVDNFGPLWVPKAGATIQLTPQNVSIYKRCIGFYEGNTFEEKGGKYFINGKEETSYTFKMNYYWMMGDNRHKSQDSRYWGFVSEDRVVGKAWMIWMSWDGGPRWKRLFKIVK; encoded by the coding sequence ATGCCGCTAAATCACTTGTTCGTTATTTATCTTATCCAGGTTTTGCTTGTCTTTCTTCCTTCCTTTGGTTTAGCAAAGCTTTTTCCTAAAGCAGGCATTCCTGCATGGAAGGCCTATGTACCTTTTTATAATACCTGGGAAATGCAAAAAGTTGTAAAGCGGCCTATGCATTGGGTATTCTGGCAATTGATCCCAGTAGTTGGCTGGTTTATTACTCCGGGCATTTTTATAGAGTTCGCAAAAGTCTTTGGAAGATTTTCAATACCGCATCATACAGGGGCAGCTTTATTGGCTCCTTTATACTTTCCTTATATCGCTACGAAAAAAGATACCCGGTTTATTGGTGCAGAAGGAGTGAAGCATCATAAGAAAGGGACTGGAAGAGAATGGTTTGATGCAGCCATCTTTGCTGTAGTTGCTGCAACGCTTATCCGCACATTTGTTTTTGAAGCGTATGTTATTCCTACAAGTTCAATGGAAAAAACTTTACTGGTAAAAGATTTTTTATTTGTAAGCAAACTAAGCTATGGGCCGCGAATTCCTAATACACCTCTGTCTGTTCCATTTGTTCACAACTATCTGCCTTTTGGTTCATCAGGAAAATCCTATTCAGAAGCAATAAAGATTCCTTACTCCAGGTGGTTTGCTTCACCGGTAAAGAGAAATGATTGTGTGGTGTTCAATTATCCTGAAGGGGATACGGTTTTTAATAAACCCGGCTATCAATCAGCAATGCCCTATTACGACCATATTAGAAAAGATGATGGAACTTTTGATGCGAAAGCAAGGGAGTTTTATTTAAGTAATCCAGGAGAATGGCCTATAGCAGTTCACCCGGTTGATAAAACAGATAATTATATAAAAAGATGTGTGGCAATAGCAGGAGATACCTTGCAGATCATCAACAGTGTTCTTTATATAGATGGACAACCAGCTTACGTTTCTCCTACGCAGTCTACATATTATACTTTTAAAGCAAAGAACTCTGTTATATCAGAAGAGGATCTGCGGGATGCGGGGATCAATTTGAATATGAAGGAAGAAAGAATCACATCAAATGATTTCTTTTCAGGAACCGATAATCTATTTCATGCTAATCTTACTCATAAGGAACTTGATTTGCTTAAAACAATTCCCAATGTTGACACCGCAAGTATACAACAGGATTATGCACTGACACCCGGTGGATTGTTTCCTCATGATACAAACTATTTCAAATGGTCGGTTGATAATTTCGGACCGTTGTGGGTGCCAAAGGCAGGAGCAACAATTCAACTCACCCCTCAAAATGTTTCTATCTATAAAAGATGTATCGGTTTTTATGAAGGCAATACGTTTGAAGAAAAAGGCGGCAAGTATTTTATCAATGGAAAAGAAGAAACCAGCTATACTTTTAAAATGAATTATTACTGGATGATGGGGGACAATCGTCATAAATCACAAGATAGCCGCTACTGGGGTTTTGTATCTGAAGACAGGGTAGTAGGAAAAGCATGGATGATATGGATGAGTTGGGATGGTGGACCAAGATGGAAACGATTATTCAAAATTGTAAAATAA
- a CDS encoding cytidine deaminase codes for MKTAKLEFNYEVYNSSKELNTADAALLNAARKATKNSFARYSNFNVGAAAKLKDEKEIMIGSNQENASYPVSICAERGLMAAVAGKFGKKVIETMAISYVNKNKGKKSSEPISPCGMCRQALVQYEENTKHPIRLILSGKSGKVYVIAEAKHLLPLQFDGTKL; via the coding sequence ATGAAAACAGCAAAGCTCGAATTCAATTATGAAGTTTATAACAGCAGTAAAGAACTGAACACTGCTGATGCTGCTTTATTAAATGCTGCAAGAAAAGCTACGAAGAATTCTTTTGCCCGTTATTCAAACTTTAATGTTGGTGCTGCTGCAAAACTAAAAGATGAAAAAGAAATTATGATCGGCAGCAACCAGGAGAATGCTTCATACCCGGTTAGTATTTGTGCAGAGCGGGGGTTAATGGCTGCTGTAGCTGGAAAGTTTGGAAAGAAAGTGATTGAGACAATGGCCATCAGCTATGTAAATAAGAACAAAGGAAAGAAAAGCAGTGAACCCATCAGCCCATGTGGTATGTGTCGCCAGGCTTTGGTACAATACGAAGAAAATACAAAACATCCCATTCGTTTAATTCTTAGTGGTAAGTCTGGGAAAGTATATGTGATCGCAGAAGCAAAGCATTTGCTCCCTTTGCAGTTTGATGGTACAAAACTGTAA